The region ATAGGTTCTTATTTTATGGCCAATGGTTTTGGTGAAGGCTATTTTGGTATTCAAGTAAATTCCGATAAAGAGAGAAGAGTTTTGTTTTCTGTCTGGAGTCCTTTCACGACAGATGATCCTAATAGTATTCCGGAATCGCACAAAATTAAATTGTTAAAAAAAGGGAATAATGTAACCACAGGTGAATTTGGCAACGAAGGTTCAGGTGGACAAAGTTATTTGAAATACAATTGGATAGCCGGTACAACTTACAAATTCTTGCTTAGAGGTACACCTCAAGGCAATAATTCAACAAACTATACCGCCTATTTTTTTGCTCCAGAGACGGGGCAATGGCAATTAATTGCTAGTTTTAATAGACCTCAGACTAATACTTACTTGAAACGTTTTCATTCTTTTTTAGAGAATTTTATTCCCGCTCAAGGAGATTTTTCTCGAATGGTCGTATTCAATAATCAATGGTTTTGTGATGACAAAGGAAATTGGAATGAATTAAATAGCGCAAAATTTTCTGTAGACAACACCGCTAAACAGGGGTATAGAATGGATTATTCAGGTGGTTTAAACCCAGATGGTTTTTATCTTAAAAATGGAGGTTTTTACAATGAATTTTCTGTTCCAGGAACTACATTCAGCAGACCCCTTACAAATAAAAGCCCAAATATAGATTTTAACAGTCTGCCTTAGAAAAGATTTATATTTTTGAAAGTAAAGGTAGAAAACATAAAAATGATACCATCATAAGTATCATTCCTATTATTAAAACTAAATAAATTAAATCAAAATTATGAAAAGTAGTATTTCTAAATTTTTCCTGATAGCTTGTCTATTAGTGGGTTGGGCTAATGCCTCTGCCCAAATGATTAAAACCCCTACGCCTAAGCGCCCAAAGGGTCAAACCGATGTGTTGCGTTTAACAGTTGATCCTATTCCAACTGTAAGAGTGGCTTTTATAGGTTTGGGAATGCGTGGACCAGGTGCCGTTGAGCGTATGACACACATTCCTGGTGTTGAAATTGTTGCTCTTTGCGACTTGCTAGAGAACAGAACGCAAAAAGCAAATGAGATTTTAGTTAAAGCAGGTCTTCCAAAAGCATTAGAATTTTCTGGAGAAGAGGGGTGGCGTAAAGTAACTGCTTTGCCTAATGTTGATCTTGTTTACATTGCAACAGACTGGAAACACCATGCAGAAATGGGAGTTCAAGCAATGAAAGACGGTAAAAACGTAGCAATCGAAGTTCCTGGAGCTATGACAATGAAGGAAATCTGGGATCTTATCAACACTTCCGAAAAAACTCGTAAGCACTGTATGATGTTAGAAAACTGTGTATACGATTTCTTTGAATTGACTACTTTGAACATGGCTCAACAAGGTTTGTTTGGAGAAATCCTACATGCTGAAGGGGCTTATATTCACGGTTTACAACCTTTCTGGGGAGCTTACTGGGATAACTGGAGAATGGATTACAACAAGAAACACCGTGGGGATATATACGCTACGCACGGGATGGGACCAGCTGCACAAGCATTAAACATTCACCGTGGAGATAAAATGAACTATTTAGTTTCTATGGATACTAAAGCAGTTGGAAATCCCGCTTACATCAAAGAAAAAACAGGTGAAGATGTGAAAGACTTCAGAAATGGAGATCACACAATGACTATGATTCGTACCGAAAAAGGAAAAACGATCCAAATTCAACACGATGTAACTTCTCCTCGTCCATACAGCCGTATGTATCAATTAAGCGGAACTAAAGGTTTTGCTAATAAATACCCGCAAGAAGGATATGCATTAGATTCAAAAACAATCGGAACTGAAGTGGCTCCAAACCATGAAAATTTAAATGCTCATAGTTTTGTTCCTGCTGAAGTGAAAAAAGCTTTGATGGAAAAATACAAGCATCCTATCGTTAAAGATATAGAAGAACAAGCTAAAAAAGTAGGTGGTCACGGAGGTATGGATTTCATTATGGATTACCGTTTGATCTACTGTCTTCAAAAAGGTCTTCCATTAGATATGGATGTTTATGATTTAGCAGAATGGTCTTGTCTTGCACCATTGACTGAAATTTCTCTTGATAATAATTCTGCCCCAGTTGAAATCCCTGATTTTACTCGTGGAGGGTGGAACAAGTTAAAAAGACTTGAATTTGCTCAATAGTAAACTGGTATTAAGAAAATAAATAACTTCTATAGAGTTTTTCCTTCTTAAACAACAATTGAAAAACACCTTTGTGAATTCTAATTCAATTCATAAGGGTGTTTTTTTATGGAATATTATTACTTTTTTTTTAAAAAAATTAGATTAAT is a window of Flavobacterium acetivorans DNA encoding:
- a CDS encoding DUF3472 domain-containing protein; the protein is MKKVVYLFFAFLSVTISRANNNDSSEKTISKKNPKVQISLPLAGNAYSSMHLDSRTITDNGIENWTDSKEYFTAYFRVSNPGTFQVTIEESVVISGKSELEFSINKESKRVKLNASAQKKAIVVGNWKITKEGYVAIVIKGLNKSGTNFPAISRLTISSTDYDGKIAYVPNNEGDFYHWGRRGPSVHLNYQAPENVNAEWYYNEMTIPVGEDKIGSYFMANGFGEGYFGIQVNSDKERRVLFSVWSPFTTDDPNSIPESHKIKLLKKGNNVTTGEFGNEGSGGQSYLKYNWIAGTTYKFLLRGTPQGNNSTNYTAYFFAPETGQWQLIASFNRPQTNTYLKRFHSFLENFIPAQGDFSRMVVFNNQWFCDDKGNWNELNSAKFSVDNTAKQGYRMDYSGGLNPDGFYLKNGGFYNEFSVPGTTFSRPLTNKSPNIDFNSLP
- a CDS encoding Gfo/Idh/MocA family protein, whose translation is MKSSISKFFLIACLLVGWANASAQMIKTPTPKRPKGQTDVLRLTVDPIPTVRVAFIGLGMRGPGAVERMTHIPGVEIVALCDLLENRTQKANEILVKAGLPKALEFSGEEGWRKVTALPNVDLVYIATDWKHHAEMGVQAMKDGKNVAIEVPGAMTMKEIWDLINTSEKTRKHCMMLENCVYDFFELTTLNMAQQGLFGEILHAEGAYIHGLQPFWGAYWDNWRMDYNKKHRGDIYATHGMGPAAQALNIHRGDKMNYLVSMDTKAVGNPAYIKEKTGEDVKDFRNGDHTMTMIRTEKGKTIQIQHDVTSPRPYSRMYQLSGTKGFANKYPQEGYALDSKTIGTEVAPNHENLNAHSFVPAEVKKALMEKYKHPIVKDIEEQAKKVGGHGGMDFIMDYRLIYCLQKGLPLDMDVYDLAEWSCLAPLTEISLDNNSAPVEIPDFTRGGWNKLKRLEFAQ